The following are from one region of the Bacillota bacterium genome:
- a CDS encoding cobyrinate a,c-diamide synthase: protein MQGREQVELPRLMLAGTQSGVGKTTLSTGLIAAWHKQGRCVQAFKAGPDYIDRTYLELASGRPGRNLDSWLVPAGCLRALFLRAAFDADVAVVEGVMGLFDGYAYRDDAGSSAELARLLRLPVVLVLDARAAARSVAATALGFVRFAPDLMWSGVIINRVAGRAHGEGVAQAVRWATGLPVFGWVPKLAALSVPERHLGLVPTVEPGSWQRFVEAAADAVSRHLDLDGLWQAAARAPALARESRGSGQPAKCSAGQVARRCAVPAGPEATAIETAGAAAGARPVIAVANDQAFSFHYPENLELLQQAGAELRFFRPGEGEAIPPEADGLVLSGGFPELYASRLAANRSFLDGLRALFRAHRPIYAECGGLMVLTEAIVVDGERHPMAGVLPGEAVMVRRVKMGYRQAEAAADSWLLYRGESVRGHEFHYSEWAGRPPDLPPALQWRDGDGNVRRDGAAVGGLWASYVHLNFLSWPALARRFVRACLDAREDELRRTGF, encoded by the coding sequence GTGCAGGGCCGCGAGCAGGTAGAGCTGCCCCGGCTGATGCTGGCCGGGACCCAAAGCGGCGTTGGCAAGACAACCCTGAGCACGGGCCTCATTGCGGCGTGGCACAAGCAGGGGCGGTGCGTACAAGCCTTCAAGGCGGGCCCGGACTATATCGACCGCACCTACCTCGAGCTGGCCAGCGGCCGGCCCGGCCGCAATCTGGACAGCTGGCTGGTCCCGGCCGGTTGCCTGCGCGCGCTTTTCCTCAGGGCTGCCTTCGACGCCGATGTGGCCGTGGTCGAGGGCGTCATGGGGCTATTCGACGGATATGCCTACCGGGACGACGCGGGCAGTAGCGCCGAACTCGCCCGGCTTTTGAGACTCCCGGTGGTGCTGGTCCTGGACGCTCGTGCCGCTGCCCGAAGCGTGGCCGCTACCGCCCTGGGCTTCGTGCGCTTTGCTCCCGACCTGATGTGGTCGGGCGTCATCATCAACCGGGTGGCCGGCCGCGCCCACGGTGAGGGGGTGGCCCAGGCAGTCCGGTGGGCCACAGGGCTTCCGGTGTTCGGCTGGGTTCCGAAGCTGGCGGCTCTGTCGGTTCCGGAACGCCACCTCGGCCTGGTTCCCACCGTTGAGCCGGGAAGCTGGCAGCGCTTCGTCGAGGCGGCCGCTGATGCCGTTTCGCGCCATCTGGATCTGGACGGCCTGTGGCAGGCGGCGGCCCGGGCTCCTGCCCTTGCGCGGGAGAGCAGGGGCTCCGGCCAACCGGCGAAATGCTCCGCCGGCCAGGTCGCGCGGCGTTGCGCCGTGCCGGCGGGACCGGAGGCGACGGCCATTGAAACGGCCGGCGCTGCTGCGGGGGCGAGGCCCGTCATCGCGGTGGCCAACGACCAAGCGTTCAGTTTTCACTACCCCGAGAACCTGGAGTTGCTGCAACAGGCGGGAGCCGAGCTGCGCTTTTTCCGCCCCGGCGAAGGCGAAGCGATCCCCCCGGAGGCCGACGGGCTCGTCCTCAGCGGCGGCTTCCCCGAGCTCTACGCCTCCCGGCTGGCGGCGAACCGCTCCTTTCTCGACGGCCTGAGGGCGCTGTTTCGGGCGCACAGGCCGATTTACGCGGAATGCGGCGGCCTGATGGTGTTGACGGAGGCGATCGTGGTCGATGGCGAGCGGCATCCCATGGCCGGCGTGCTGCCGGGAGAGGCGGTGATGGTCCGCCGCGTGAAGATGGGTTACCGCCAGGCTGAAGCGGCTGCGGACTCGTGGCTGTTGTACCGGGGAGAGTCGGTGCGCGGTCACGAGTTCCACTACTCGGAGTGGGCGGGGCGACCTCCGGACCTGCCCCCGGCCCTTCAATGGCGGGACGGTGATGGTAACGTCCGGCGCGACGGCGCCGCCGTCGGCGGGCTGTGGGCCAGCTACGTACACCTCAATTTCCTGTCCTGGCCGGCCCTCGCCCGGCGATTCGTACGGGCCTGCCTCGATGCCCGCGAAGATGAACTGCGGAGGACGGGTTTTTGA
- the cobO gene encoding cob(I)yrinic acid a,c-diamide adenosyltransferase, protein MGAARGLLVVYTGTGKGKTTAALGLLFRGWAQGWRMCVIQFIKHEAGRWSEVRTAQELGIEWIKSGDGFTWLSRDLDRTAERARSAWQLAREKIASGRYHLVLLDEFTYPLYYGWLSADAVVQWLRSNRPLHTHVIITGRHAPPALVELADLVTEMKEVKHPYSQGIAAQPGIDY, encoded by the coding sequence GTGGGTGCCGCCCGGGGGCTCCTCGTCGTCTACACAGGAACCGGGAAGGGCAAGACAACGGCGGCGCTGGGTCTTCTCTTCAGGGGATGGGCTCAGGGGTGGCGCATGTGCGTCATCCAGTTCATCAAGCACGAGGCCGGCCGGTGGAGCGAGGTTCGAACGGCGCAGGAGCTGGGCATTGAGTGGATCAAGTCAGGGGACGGGTTCACGTGGCTTTCCCGGGATCTCGACCGGACGGCCGAACGGGCCCGGTCGGCCTGGCAGCTCGCCCGGGAGAAGATCGCGTCGGGCCGCTACCACCTGGTCCTCCTGGACGAATTCACCTACCCGCTGTACTACGGTTGGCTTTCGGCCGACGCCGTGGTGCAGTGGCTGCGATCGAACCGGCCCTTGCACACGCACGTGATCATCACCGGGCGCCACGCCCCACCGGCGCTGGTGGAACTGGCCGACCTCGTGACCGAGATGAAGGAGGTCAAGCACCCGTACTCGCAGGGCATCGCAGCCCAGCCCGGCATCGATTACTGA
- a CDS encoding ABC transporter ATP-binding protein, with translation MCPEADGLALEARELSCGYDSRPVVQALNLALRPGEVLALVGPNGSGKTTVLRALARLLRPRAGTAMIAGRSVWQLAPKAVARLAALVPQQESPVWALTVEQVVALGRLPHRHWWSGAGAADRRHVEAALKLTELWPLRHRPVTRLSGGEQRRVVLARALAQAPRFLLLDEPTAHLDLGHAARLLRLLRYLAREEGLAILATMHDLNEAAAVADRMGLLWQGQLVGLGTPAEVLQPRLLEGVFQIPCDVVTHPAYGTPMVVARWAVPAERPRAGAGQG, from the coding sequence ATGTGTCCTGAGGCCGATGGGCTCGCCCTCGAGGCCAGAGAGCTCAGCTGCGGCTATGACTCCCGGCCTGTCGTGCAGGCTCTCAACCTGGCCCTACGGCCGGGCGAGGTGCTGGCTCTGGTGGGTCCCAACGGATCCGGAAAGACGACGGTGCTGCGGGCGCTGGCCCGGCTGCTTCGCCCCCGGGCAGGTACGGCGATGATTGCGGGACGCTCCGTGTGGCAGCTGGCTCCGAAGGCGGTTGCCCGGCTGGCGGCCCTCGTACCCCAACAGGAGTCGCCCGTTTGGGCGCTGACGGTCGAACAGGTGGTGGCCCTGGGCAGGCTCCCCCACCGTCACTGGTGGTCGGGGGCCGGGGCGGCCGACCGCCGCCACGTGGAAGCGGCCCTGAAGCTGACTGAACTGTGGCCCCTGCGCCACCGCCCGGTAACCCGGCTTTCCGGGGGCGAGCAGCGACGGGTCGTGCTGGCCCGCGCCCTGGCCCAGGCCCCCCGGTTTCTGCTTCTCGATGAGCCCACGGCCCATCTGGATCTGGGGCACGCGGCCCGCCTGCTGCGCCTCCTCCGCTACCTGGCCCGCGAGGAAGGCCTGGCCATTCTGGCCACGATGCACGACCTGAACGAGGCGGCAGCCGTGGCCGACCGCATGGGCCTGTTGTGGCAGGGGCAGCTGGTTGGCCTGGGAACGCCCGCCGAGGTGCTGCAGCCGCGACTGCTTGAAGGGGTCTTTCAAATCCCCTGCGACGTGGTCACGCACCCCGCCTACGGCACGCCCATGGTGGTAGCGCGCTGGGCCGTGCCGGCAGAGCGGCCGCGGGCTGGCGCCGGGCAGGGCTGA
- a CDS encoding iron ABC transporter permease, whose protein sequence is MTLLAGLLMALFAGSLAIGPVWIPPGRAVAALLPGRWTGAGAEFPDKTIITELRLPRALLATATGMALGMAGAALQGLFRNPLADPYVVGASGGAAFGATVAILSGWGFGVAGLASVPLAAFSGALGAVVLAYVLAEASGGLPTQALLLVGAALSTLLSALVAGLLLLQDRAHLEVFGWLVGGFSGRSWPALNTIVPVMFLGAVVLSAVHHAMDALALGEETARSLGLSLERLRGGVVVGSSLLTAGAVAAGGIIGFVGLMAPHMARYTFPAAHRWVLPASGLTGALIMLLADDVGRVAVAPAEVPAGILTAVLGAPFFLYLLKTRGGPGHVS, encoded by the coding sequence ATGACCCTGCTGGCCGGTCTGCTGATGGCTCTGTTTGCCGGCAGCCTCGCCATCGGCCCGGTGTGGATCCCGCCGGGCCGGGCTGTGGCGGCCCTGCTTCCAGGCCGCTGGACGGGTGCCGGCGCGGAGTTCCCGGACAAGACCATCATCACGGAACTGAGGTTGCCGCGGGCGCTTTTGGCAACGGCGACGGGCATGGCGCTGGGAATGGCAGGGGCCGCCCTGCAGGGGCTATTTCGTAACCCCCTGGCCGACCCGTACGTGGTGGGGGCCTCGGGAGGCGCCGCTTTCGGCGCGACCGTGGCTATCCTGAGCGGCTGGGGCTTCGGCGTCGCCGGGCTTGCTTCGGTTCCCCTGGCAGCCTTTTCGGGGGCCCTCGGCGCGGTGGTGCTGGCGTACGTCCTGGCCGAGGCAAGCGGAGGCCTGCCGACCCAGGCCCTGTTGCTGGTAGGGGCGGCCTTGAGCACGCTGTTGTCCGCGTTGGTGGCTGGCCTCTTGCTTTTACAGGACCGCGCCCACCTGGAAGTCTTCGGCTGGCTGGTGGGCGGCTTTTCAGGCCGTTCGTGGCCGGCCCTCAACACCATCGTGCCGGTGATGTTCCTGGGGGCGGTCGTGCTTTCGGCCGTTCACCACGCCATGGATGCCCTCGCCCTGGGCGAGGAGACCGCCCGAAGCCTCGGGCTCTCCCTGGAACGGCTCCGGGGCGGGGTGGTGGTGGGCAGCAGCCTGCTGACGGCGGGGGCGGTAGCGGCGGGCGGCATCATCGGGTTTGTAGGGCTCATGGCTCCCCACATGGCACGCTACACCTTCCCGGCCGCCCACCGCTGGGTCTTGCCGGCCAGCGGGCTCACGGGAGCCCTTATCATGCTGCTCGCGGACGACGTCGGGCGGGTGGCGGTGGCCCCGGCGGAGGTGCCGGCCGGCATTTTGACCGCCGTCCTGGGCGCGCCCTTTTTCCTGTACCTGTTGAAGACTCGGGGGGGACCCGGCCATGTGTCCTGA